Proteins co-encoded in one Negativicutes bacterium genomic window:
- a CDS encoding phage tail protein, with protein ASSIVMTLLEGLIEALPAITEGALQLVLTLVQGIIDNLPAIIEAAIQMIVTLALGIAEALPELIPSIVEAILLIVQVLLDNMDKILEAAFAIIKGLAEGLLNALPQLIDALPEIITSIIDFITENLPMIIEMGIQLTVQLAVGLIQAIPQLVAKLPEIIAAIVTGLGKAVGSVFEIGKNIVTGLWEGIKSLGSWIADKVSGFFSGIVDGAKSLLGINSPSTVFAGIGENMGLGIGEGFTDAMKGVEKDITGAIPTDLDIDADIRKTVRDTSAGSVVRQLMEHTGTIRVEGVTDRGALSGVVDIIMGELRREVRV; from the coding sequence GCATCCTCTATCGTCATGACTCTGCTCGAAGGCTTGATTGAGGCTCTGCCCGCTATCACGGAAGGTGCTCTGCAGCTTGTCCTTACACTGGTTCAAGGTATCATCGACAATCTGCCCGCCATTATTGAAGCCGCGATTCAGATGATCGTCACGCTGGCATTGGGTATTGCGGAAGCGCTTCCGGAACTGATTCCTTCCATCGTCGAGGCAATCCTCCTGATTGTTCAGGTGCTGCTCGACAACATGGACAAAATCCTCGAAGCCGCCTTTGCCATTATAAAGGGACTGGCGGAGGGGTTGCTGAACGCACTGCCGCAGTTGATAGACGCATTGCCAGAAATCATAACATCCATAATTGATTTTATTACAGAAAACCTTCCTATGATTATTGAGATGGGAATTCAGCTAACCGTTCAGCTTGCGGTCGGACTGATTCAAGCCATACCGCAGCTTGTGGCAAAACTGCCGGAGATCATCGCGGCCATCGTGACCGGCCTTGGAAAAGCGGTCGGTTCTGTGTTTGAAATCGGCAAGAATATCGTGACAGGTCTTTGGGAAGGTATTAAGTCCCTTGGTTCTTGGATAGCAGATAAGGTTTCTGGATTTTTCTCCGGTATTGTAGATGGTGCGAAAAGTCTCCTGGGCATCAACTCGCCCTCAACTGTGTTTGCTGGTATCGGTGAAAACATGGGCCTTGGTATCGGAGAGGGTTTCACCGACGCCATGAAGGGTGTGGAGAAAGACATTACAGGTGCGATTCCCACAGACTTAGATATAGATGCGGATATCCGTAAGACTGTGCGCGATACATCCGCCGGAAGCGTTGTTCGTCAGCTTATGGAGCACACCGGCACTATACGTGTGGAAGGTGTAACCGACAGAGGTGCGCTTTCCGGAGTCGTGGATATCATTATGGGCGAATTGAGACGGGAGGTGCGTGTCTGA
- a CDS encoding phage holin family protein produces MKEIWIWIQAAVAAVGGWLGYFLGGWDGFLYALLAFVVIDYITGIMCAVLDKKLSSEVGFRGIFKKVLIFSLVAIGHIVDKSVIGDGSVIRTAVIFFYLSNEGVSILENVAHIGLPVPQKLKDVLEQFHNRNDKEG; encoded by the coding sequence ATGAAGGAAATTTGGATCTGGATTCAAGCGGCAGTTGCTGCTGTCGGCGGATGGCTGGGGTACTTCCTCGGAGGCTGGGACGGTTTTTTGTATGCGCTCCTTGCCTTTGTCGTCATCGACTATATCACAGGTATTATGTGCGCGGTGCTGGATAAGAAGTTGTCCAGCGAGGTCGGCTTTCGCGGTATTTTCAAGAAGGTACTTATCTTCTCGCTGGTAGCCATAGGACACATCGTCGACAAAAGTGTGATCGGAGACGGCTCGGTAATCAGGACGGCGGTAATCTTTTTCTATCTATCGAACGAAGGTGTTTCCATCCTCGAAAATGTCGCGCACATCGGTCTGCCGGTGCCGCAGAAACTCAAAGACGTTTTAGAGCAGTTTCACAACCGAAACGACAAGGAGGGCTAA